The Cryptomeria japonica chromosome 9, Sugi_1.0, whole genome shotgun sequence DNA segment aatgaaatccaatccccactgTTTAAACGGTTCTTCAATTACCACGGGTCTCAAAGGCAAGGCAGCTAACTGGGGTTTACCTATAAACAACCTGGACTTCTCACACCTCGCCACCCAGGCGTATGCATCCTTGAACATTCCCACCTAGTAGTAACAATTCCTCAAGATTTTATATGCAGTAACCATAGAAGAGAAATGACCCCCGCATGCTTCATTatgaaaagttttcaatagagCTTCTTGGTGCGGTTTATCCACACATCGGAGCAAAGTGCCATCTAAGCCTTTCTTGTACAATATGTTATTAGAGATGACGTACTTTGCAGCTTTCCACCTTAAATTTATTttttccctaggagaaagatgatctgGGCAGTCTCCATACGTAAGACAATATGCCACATTGGTGAACCAAGAATCATGATGATTGACGAACAGGGTTAAACGTAAACTGTCCTCTTCTTTAAACTCATTCTCCGCTATCAATCTACAGAGGCCTTGTCCTCTAACCAGTTTAGTGGGCTtgatatccaaattgaattcttgaatcttggagacccaagatgctctattgttgatgccaacatcctGTTGAGTTAAAACATCTTTTACCACAAAATTGGGAACAAAAACAATCGCATGTGAATGAAGTATGTAATACCTAAATTGCTTCACAGCTTTTACCACCGCATAGGCATGCTTCTCTATCTGTGAGTATTTCAACTCATGCTTCTTCAGGGGAATACTCATGAAAGAAATTGGCACCTCTCCATTATCCTCGCCCTTTTGTACCAAAATCCCAGACATGGTATGCTcagatgcataacaataaataataaagtccttATTAAAGTCAAGATTTACCAGGGTAGGCGCATGTGCGATTACCCTTTTAATCTCTTCAAAAGCCTTTCTACCAGCTTCATTCCACTTAAaggctaccttttcactcatcatattcacaatgtatTTAGTAGTTTCAACAAAATCAGGAATAAAATGCCTTAGcaagttcacctgtccaaagaaggaccttactccatttctatttgaggggAGACTGAGCTGCTGTATTGCTTTTACCCTCTGTGGATCAACCTTTACTCCCTCTTGTGAAACAATATGTCCCAGAagttttccttccatgacaccaaaaATAGACCTTTTAGGGTTTAATGATACCCCATGCTCTCTACATCTCACTAGAACTTTTCTCAAATCCCgcacatgatgcttcctttttctAGAGAAAACAgttaaatcatctaaatacaccacaataatcttatccctcaaatgtCCAAAAGAAAGATCCATCACCCTTTGAAACGTTGCCCCtgcattaatcaacccaaaaggcattctgttatacgcaaaggtaccccagggggttataaaggttgtcttgtgttgatcctacTCCGCTACACTAATTTGATTATACCCAGAGAAGTCGTCCAGCATGGACATCATCTCGGACCCTAaaacagtttgtaaaatatgatccattgcaGGCAGGGGGTAATTGTCTTTCAAACTTACTTGGTTTAAGTTTATGAAATCGACACAAATTCGTATCTCACTGTTTTTCTTCCGAACAGGAACTATGTTTGCAATCCAGGTAGAGTGATGCAGAGGATAAATAATTCGAGCCTTCAACATTTTGTCAACATCATGAAAAATTGCTTCtgctacctttggattaaaatttCTTTACTTTTGTCGAAAAGGATTGGCacctggtttcaaaggaatttgatgttggaacttaccatccctaaaattcttcaaatcatcatagctccatgcaaaaacatctttaaacTCAACCAACAAATTGATGAACTTCCTTTTCTCCTCTACTGAACAATATTTTCCCagattaacaaatttaggatcttCATTAGTACCAATGTTAATTTTCTCACACTCACCAGAGTTTTGAATTATAGGGggttctttttccttttgtttaaCATATCCATCTTTCCTGTCGAAAAGgcgttcaagagaaactaaaccctttgggattttatttacttttaattgcaacattccatcatgtagttcttcaagtgtattgggagaaaactctttacaactcgCCTCCGACccctcataaaacaaggatgtaaaaatgTCAGCACATTGTAGAAAGTTTTGaatctgtttatcattttcaaacacctgccaGGATTCAGAATTATTAGGCACACTGGGTCTATAAACTAGTGCAACCCTGTAAGTGTCGGTTGTGAAATCCGGGTGTGGTACCAGCAAGGCTACAGATACCGCCAAAGAATCAGCCTTCGAGTTAAACTCCCTAGGAACAACCTCAATTGAAAAGGCATCGaaggcttcaatctcatcccaaacacGATTCCTATAATTTCTCGATCTATCATTTTTGACAGCAAATAGGCCCCTCACTTGTTTAACAATAAGTTCAGCGTCACCTCTCACCTTCAACTTTTTGATTTGCAATATCCTTGCTTCAGCCAGACCTAATAACAAGGTCTCATATTCAGCCGTATTATTCGTGTTTTGGAATTCCAATTTGAAAGAATGAGGAATGACCTTTTCGTGGGGAGGTATCAATACGACCTAGCCCCTGATCtagaagatgaacaactcccatcaaattccatagaccagaGCTCATCAAACATACCTGAATCCGTTAACATACTCTCGTCTTGAGGATCAGTCGATATCATGTAATTACCAAAGCCACAATCCTAgtacaaaatttgagctttcggATCATCTAAGGGAAAAACTGTGTATTTGGCCTTTGTTTTAGGGTGCAAAAGGACTCTCTATTTTCCAACTGTGATCATTtcttgagaccaatccatcctaatttcccctcccatgtcTTTACAGAGGGTGCGACTCAACAACATGCCATAGCTAGCAGGGATGTCAACCACTaggattgtcaacttgattctcttggcaGGGTGTGCCACTAAAGCGGCCTGCGCATCCTTAATTTTCCCTAATAAAGGAACCtgcttggagtccatggagtaacatttgccaaaggtctttgttagggttaaacctaaagctttttCTACGGTTGAGGGCATGACATTGTCAGATGCTCCTAAATCTACTATACAATTACTCAACTTGTGCCCATTAATATATAAGGACACGTAGAAAGGTTCtggtttattttcaaaattgggttCAAGCAAATCGGCTTGTAGAGGAATAATCTCTGATCAGCTTTTAGGGATTACTAAAGTAGGACTGACATTATCGTGTGCTTGAGAATCAGTACTCATGGGtgtttgggtttcacttgctaaagcATGGGCATCATTCCCTCTGACAAATTCAACTAATCTATCTAGCTCCTTCGGGTTTAATTTTAAATACTCAGCCGAAGTAATTTGAACACAAGATgtcttgcaaaattcaatgatatcaaaagggttagtaaaAGAATCAGAACTCGAAGAAGCAACCTCTTGAACAACTTTTGATATACCTCCATGACGGGTCAAAATTTCCTTTCCTTTCACAGTGTTGTGGACGggtgttacaacatcttgagatttcaaattctgttgagttcttgtaagaattgcgtatgaggaatcttccaaagagaccaacatgtttcctcccctttctgagtcggagacatattccatataatgaatttcagagtcgccaggcatactttgggaacttccttcatcaacttctaagattgtttctcctttactgatcatttgggaaaaatgaaccatctctggacacgaagaaccatcatgttcgtcggttaaatgaaacacacaagagtTTACCTTGAGGGGTGGTGCTTCAATAGAATGTCTTTGTTGTACAGGGGGtagttgtaattgtcttcctccacctcctccctgttgattaggatatctcctaggaatgtcttgatatggttgggaataggaagtacttgctttaggagtTTACCTCTTTGgggcaattacatcattcattaactgTTGGATAACAAGATCTAAGGAAGTAGTTGGTTGGGCATTAGATgtttgtacttctcttttccatttgtctgcagtgatcaaatcatcctctGATTCAACTACGAGAGTTTTAGCGGCATTCAAATCTGCAACCCTTTGCCTatgaatcaagaaacttatttcagagggcatagaattaataaaaaaacatttgagattatcatctaaaggtttttggttaaccggaatcttgtgtaggatcttatcAAATCTCGCTACGAAGTCCCTCGTGGATTCAGGAAGCTCCTTTTTCAATTGGGATAACTAAGCTAGGAGGGAGTGTTCGTCTTCAACTACCTTAAATCTAGCTTCATATCTTGTCTTCAAATCCTGCCAGgtcgttatcacactatttggcaagtgataaaaccaatcagctgcCACTCTTGTCAATATCTGGATAAACAGCCtgatagccacatcttcatgttgaactgcTATTACTCCACAGGCTACACTGAAAGCATTCAGGTGCTCATCTACAATGACCGTCCCATCCCCGCTAAATTTAGGTAAATGATCTCTAGCAGCTTTTAGCAAGGGATTAAGGTTCAAACCTAAATTCAACAGGCCTACAGCTGCCCCCTATGGGTTATTGGCTTCCATTGGGAGTATGATATTAAGAGGAGTAGGGTTaaatgaaattggtaaggcaaCACCGTGCAGGACCAAAGCTTGGCAAActggagatgcaggtgatgatggtAAGAGgatggaggtctacttcttgccctTCGTTGAGACGAGAAGGTAGGTTGGTAAGTTAAATTCTGCAGTTCCTCAAAGATGGGATCAGAAACCCCCCCCCACCTTCTTTGGGATCTAGTATACGGCCTGAAGTCCAGTGTGGAACAATCAGGGTAACAAATGTCTGGGATACTGTAGTTGATTATCAGGGACAtgaataaagaaaaccctaggaacaACCACCCTTTCAAAGACTAACACAGGCTAATCCACTTGTCTTTCTATTTCACTAAGAAGAGCACTTATTCTGTCATATTCTGCTCGACTTCTTCTATGCCTGCAGGATAGAGTATACAGCTCAGAGGTAATGTTACTTTGCTCTTCTTGTACCTAGTTTAAATTTGGTTGAAAAACAAGCAAACTTTCTACCAAAcaattggaaaatcattatattgattaacctctaaattaaggtacaactccctctaataaatattcaatcatctccaaattacacacaatcaatagaatgcttttcaccagaaagcactaaaaggtaattgcatctaccagtcaatacaaaatgaatgcaagcactgattcatatataactctttacataaagccgacagacttcacatgtacactaaaacaaaatgaaaagttcttaaagatgaaatttgccaatagttttctgcacatatagaaagtataacaaccccttctttgaaacagattttcacagaaaccaaacttcaaaaatcaaacacatagatttgaaatcaaagaTAACTGTTAACAAGATTTCCATTCATTGatgatcatccactttctacatacacaaaGTGTTTAGCCAAttttaaagatagtcttttcaaaaacttagtgaacctcaATAAAGTCATTGTGAAACATATATATAGGTCGCCATACCAATATTTtttaaaccaaagtaaaattaactcgaaTGAGTTAATAGAAAACCACCCTAACTGCATAACCAAAATTTAAATGgactagactcgctggcaaacaattgccagcagtgctagtcatgtcgtcTGCTCCACCTCAGTGTGATCGCTCGGGTTGGTGTTTTGGACGGACACCATCACTGCCTTTgccgcactccactctcgatgcaccttcaAAAATTCCTGAATTACGGTTACATGGGGCAAACTAATGTGAATTACTCTCTTCTTCCAGAGCTCCTCCTTTCTCTTTACCATTTGCACTTTGTCCCTGTGTGAGTCCAGGTGATCAAGAGAAACTGTGAGCATTGATTCTACTTCGAAAATCCTCGTAAAATCTCCCACGGCCAAGGATTTTTCCACCTTGATTTGTTCAATGTGGCtgctaaactggttaatcatctctgCAGTATCTTCCAGAGTTTGGTTGTCTTAtttaagcaattggacatccaTGCAGCGAAGATCCTTCTCCATGGTCATCCTTAAGGCTGTTAATTCACCACGCAAACTGGTTGATTCACTATGACCCTGTTCAATAATCTGATTACGCCACTCAATGCTCTCTTTGCAAATAAGCATTACGTCttcatttaaccctggcacttgcctttcagcaagaaaattcatcaggccaTAACGTTGAATGTCACGCATCTAttttgaaatcactgcccatttagcCTTCTCTTTTTGCCACGAGATTAAATCAGAATCCAATTCTTTGGTGACTGCATTAGCATCTTTAAAAATTTGGACTAAATCCGTTATGTAATTGGCCCCTTGGTGCATAATCGAGGTGACCCATTCTGAGAAGACCTCCGCGATAATCTTGTTTTGTtgaacttcatcaaagaatttttgattaATAGGTGATTTCGATGTAAATGGCCCTGGACTTTGGGACAACGGTAATGGGCTGTTCTGCAGTgcatgaatatactgagccatttgcattaaattctgctTTAACTTAGCTTTGTCTCTTTCGTCCTTCCAAGAACGAGAGATAATTCATTTGGTTGAAGTCTCCAGGTATTTCACATCCACAGCTTTGGTTCTGACCCCCAAATAAACTCCTTCAATAGCATAGTCTATTTCTGAAACAGTAACAACATCTTTGTCAACCGCGAGTTTAGCAATGTCTATAGTCCAATGCTTCGTAttttcatcaaaaccaatcatagcctccatttttagTTTTTTGGCTTCGTGGactttcccagacatttactcacagcatcctccattgataccgaAATAGGGACCACATTCCTTTTCTGGGTAATTGattcactcaaccacttgggtgccagagtcagttccttagatggtATGGGTGGAGATCCTGCTGAGGGTGGCGGTGTGGCATTGTCTACATGAGACCGGATATCAAGTGTCCTTGAATCTTGGAAGGCAGTATGTACGCCAGTTGAAACCTTGTTTGTATCAAAAACAGGGGATGCCATATTGCACAATGTTTTCTCtgcgtccaaatcaagaatgagatgaggagccAGTAGCTGAAAACTCTTATTGGACCTTGACCTGGTAACCTGACCACCAACAAAAAGTTCAGCCTCAGtgtcaattttctcttctttaatctttgccTACCTTTTTCCTGCAACAAAAACGAGagtgttagttaaaatagaagttttgctTGCGGTATTTCTCTTCCTACTTTTGCTTCTTGAATTGGTTGCTCCTGTTGGatgaaatcggcaactcctaagccaattttttgtCCTGCGAATTACGTTGAAGGTGCATGTCTGAATACTATCCTTGATCGTTTTGCTCCAATCCACCTCTAGAAGAGGTTCCTTATGTACCCGCTTCATAAACTCAGAATcaagtatatcttcatcatcagtggtgacacctgaagtatccattggcaatatcatgtcatgaatttgtttcaaggttaacctggaccaactccttttccttactttgaattcatcctagcaaccctcccaataatcctccaactgaggaacatgctgatcagacaccatcttcttcacatattgagcaatgaaacctttactatcaaaattctctcttttcacaaaggtcttcaaatgataTCTTTTAAATTCCAGctcaagattcagtgcatcagaGACAGACCTACAAGTgcaatggcctaaatcaatggggaaAATCCCACTTATGTCg contains these protein-coding regions:
- the LOC131071814 gene encoding uncharacterized protein LOC131071814, which encodes MPFGLINAGATFQRVMDLSFGHLRDKIIVVYLDDLTVFSRKRKHHVRDLRKVLVRCREHGVSLNPKRSIFGVMEGKLLGHIVSQEGVKVDPQRVKAIQQLSLPSNRNGVRSFFGQVNLLRHFIPDFVETTKYIVNMMSEKVAFKWNEAGRKAFEEIKRVIAHAPTLVNLDFNKDFIIYCYASEHTMSGILVQKGEDNGEVPISFMSIPLKKHELKYSQIEKHAYAVVKAVKQFRYYILHSHAIVFVPNFVVGMFKDAYAWVARCEKSRLFIGKPQLAALPLRPVVIEEPFKQWGLDFIGPLNPISNAGHTHILIAIDYFTKWVEAIPVKKTTSEIVCTFLKDNMLVRFGVPQKIVTDNASNFSSSELSLFCYDHEISLAHASDYYPQGNGQAESSNKNLFNIMRKLVSENFRDWHKRLHEALWANRTSPKRAIGMSPFELVYGIGAQLSLPLELAASKLQLAYVAKDYGEDYDTSGIFPIDLRHYSYRKKAEETLRNMASPFSDTDKVSTGVDTAFQDSGTLDIWSHVDSATPPPLAGSPPIPSKELTLAPKWLSESITRKRNVVPILISMEDAMSKCLGKSTKPKN